The proteins below are encoded in one region of bacterium:
- a CDS encoding PrsW family intramembrane metalloprotease — MLPYLLIITGQILAATWFIRYVIIHDRGSKEPRGAVRASLLFGLLAIVIVFVTHPIQSDDAFVSLRDGTAPIQSVFIASMIIGIVEELAKSIPLALWLYKKPYFNEMTDGIFYFGMSSVMFALIENILYTLSDGASTGLARIIFTPFLHIGFAMWFGFFLARRKVTGRGTWMVVVGLLTAIILHGLYDFGVFSRLGPFTIASVVLGISLNLGVFKLYRYAQQHDKELQLSADGTNHFCRSCGRPNPDHTLYCVYCGQKT, encoded by the coding sequence ATGCTACCTTATCTTTTGATCATTACGGGCCAAATTCTCGCGGCAACATGGTTTATTCGCTATGTGATTATTCATGATCGCGGATCAAAAGAGCCACGAGGTGCAGTCCGAGCCTCGCTGCTTTTTGGCCTGCTGGCAATCGTCATCGTGTTTGTTACACATCCGATTCAATCAGACGATGCTTTTGTCAGCCTCAGAGATGGTACGGCACCAATCCAGTCGGTATTTATTGCCTCGATGATTATCGGCATCGTCGAAGAGCTCGCCAAATCTATTCCGCTGGCACTATGGCTCTACAAAAAACCATACTTCAACGAAATGACGGATGGCATTTTTTATTTCGGCATGAGTAGTGTCATGTTTGCACTTATAGAAAACATTCTCTACACCCTGTCCGATGGTGCTAGTACTGGTCTAGCCCGCATTATCTTTACGCCATTTCTACACATAGGATTCGCAATGTGGTTTGGATTCTTTCTAGCTAGACGCAAGGTCACTGGGCGCGGAACATGGATGGTAGTGGTAGGCTTACTGACTGCCATCATTCTCCATGGCCTCTATGACTTCGGCGTATTCTCACGACTGGGACCATTTACCATTGCATCGGTAGTCTTAGGAATATCGCTCAACCTTGGTGTGTTCAAGCTATACCGGTACGCTCAACAACACGACAAGGAGCTACAGCTCAGCGCCGACGGCACCAATCACTTTTGTCGCTCATGCGGGCGGCCAAATCCTGACCACACTCTCTACTGCGTGTACTGCGGACAAAAGACCTAG
- a CDS encoding Tat pathway signal sequence: MSRNRLLPAIAGLAVAAVGIITLLTSRASTGPQKIEAEGGSRSGNIGVIADTTASGGSYIIFKDQTTTTSQPPPSPGFSTTPGRVIPDTLYGVTTETIDNLSALNASLTKHSKRPITRIVFQNKTTAPDYTVAVDSLRRTSYIMGEILDSTSLKSISVANYRARTASFVNTYKNTIDIYEIGNELNGEWVGTPSTILPKLQAAYDVVEKDNASLNLKSAITLNFWPSNDCYSYSWEDTESFANSIPLEIRNGTDYIFLSFYETACSPRAKPTNEQFIAIFSKMKSIFPNAKIGMGEIGAQGKDDGLPTNPSLSEKQALANRYYGMHNALKASLGNRYVGGYFWWYYYQDAVPFNKLESLWPTIEANFNTY; the protein is encoded by the coding sequence ATGTCAAGAAATAGGTTACTACCAGCTATCGCCGGCTTGGCGGTTGCGGCAGTCGGTATCATCACACTACTGACCAGTCGGGCATCAACTGGACCACAAAAAATTGAGGCCGAAGGCGGCTCTAGGAGTGGCAATATTGGCGTCATCGCCGATACGACTGCATCTGGTGGAAGCTACATTATTTTTAAAGACCAAACCACTACTACCTCACAACCACCGCCTAGTCCTGGTTTTTCAACCACCCCTGGAAGAGTCATCCCAGACACACTTTATGGAGTTACTACAGAGACAATTGATAATCTTAGCGCTCTTAATGCTTCGCTCACCAAGCATAGTAAACGTCCAATTACGCGAATTGTATTCCAGAATAAAACAACTGCGCCTGACTACACTGTAGCAGTAGATAGCCTACGCAGAACCAGCTATATAATGGGGGAAATTCTGGATTCTACCAGCCTCAAATCTATAAGTGTCGCCAACTACAGGGCTCGAACTGCAAGTTTCGTGAATACCTACAAAAACACCATAGATATTTATGAGATTGGCAATGAGCTTAACGGCGAATGGGTCGGTACCCCATCCACAATTCTTCCTAAACTCCAGGCAGCCTATGATGTGGTTGAAAAAGATAACGCTAGCCTCAACCTTAAATCTGCCATTACGCTTAATTTTTGGCCTAGCAATGATTGCTATTCTTATTCCTGGGAAGATACCGAATCATTCGCAAATTCTATTCCACTAGAAATTAGAAATGGAACTGACTACATCTTCCTAAGCTTTTACGAAACCGCTTGTTCGCCACGCGCTAAGCCTACTAACGAGCAGTTTATCGCCATATTTAGCAAAATGAAATCTATATTCCCCAATGCGAAGATCGGTATGGGTGAAATTGGTGCCCAAGGCAAGGATGACGGCCTCCCTACCAATCCAAGCCTAAGTGAGAAACAGGCGCTCGCTAACCGTTATTACGGTATGCATAATGCACTCAAGGCATCGCTTGGTAATCGCTATGTCGGTGGATACTTCTGGTGGTACTACTACCAGGACGCGGTACCATTTAATAAGCTTGAGAGCCTCTGGCCAACTATCGAAGCTAATTTTAACACCTACTGA
- the purD gene encoding phosphoribosylamine--glycine ligase has protein sequence MKVVVVGAGGREHALADSCHRQGHEVIVTPGNAGIPWSTPTPPQELDADLFVIGPEQPLVDGLADELRAQGKLVFGPGYPGIRIEASKAFMKELVQASGAPTARFVVITDEGELDDLLPSFFAGENPGAVVKTDGPAAGKGVTVCETVEKARADALAKLRGESFGESGRQIVIEALLGKADLSDCYERSVFALVRVDKDGFQRQLVPMMAQDYKRVSDDPTSPMTGGMGCYAPTGDEDKLEQWAKACIDPVLELMSRRCIPYVGFMYFGLMIVDDKPYVLEINIRFGDPEAEVLLPLVTSDLAVVMRSAAKGETIPPVHCSKAYAVTVVLAAEGYPDKPRKGDIISGLPQLLQARQAGVHVYAAGVEDSGYADMMLTSGGRVLEVTATGFTGEIARRRAYEAALQINFVNADDSDTKQLRHDIAAHWA, from the coding sequence ATGAAGGTCGTAGTTGTTGGTGCGGGTGGGCGCGAACATGCGCTCGCCGATAGCTGCCATCGTCAGGGGCATGAAGTCATCGTGACCCCAGGCAATGCTGGCATTCCGTGGTCGACACCGACCCCACCGCAAGAGCTGGACGCTGATCTCTTTGTGATCGGGCCCGAGCAACCGCTGGTTGATGGCTTGGCCGATGAGTTGCGTGCTCAAGGCAAGCTGGTCTTTGGGCCCGGCTACCCCGGCATCCGTATCGAAGCATCCAAGGCATTCATGAAAGAGTTGGTGCAAGCATCAGGCGCACCGACTGCGCGCTTCGTGGTAATTACAGACGAAGGCGAGCTCGATGATCTTTTACCGTCGTTCTTCGCTGGAGAAAACCCTGGCGCTGTCGTTAAGACAGATGGTCCGGCGGCGGGCAAGGGCGTGACTGTCTGCGAGACGGTCGAAAAAGCTCGTGCAGATGCGCTCGCCAAGCTGCGGGGTGAGAGCTTCGGAGAGTCGGGTCGACAGATTGTCATCGAAGCGCTACTCGGCAAGGCAGACCTCAGTGATTGCTACGAACGCTCGGTTTTCGCTCTGGTTCGTGTTGATAAGGACGGATTCCAGCGGCAGCTTGTGCCCATGATGGCGCAGGACTACAAGCGGGTGAGTGATGACCCGACTTCGCCGATGACGGGCGGCATGGGATGCTATGCCCCGACGGGCGACGAGGACAAGCTCGAGCAGTGGGCGAAGGCATGTATTGATCCGGTACTCGAGCTGATGTCGAGACGGTGTATTCCGTATGTCGGGTTCATGTACTTCGGGCTGATGATTGTGGACGACAAGCCGTACGTACTCGAGATCAACATCCGTTTCGGAGATCCGGAGGCTGAGGTACTGCTCCCGCTTGTCACGTCCGACCTTGCGGTGGTCATGCGATCTGCGGCGAAGGGCGAGACGATTCCGCCGGTTCATTGCTCGAAAGCATATGCAGTGACGGTCGTGCTAGCGGCCGAAGGGTACCCCGATAAGCCTCGCAAGGGTGACATCATCTCGGGCTTGCCGCAACTACTCCAGGCTCGGCAGGCAGGCGTGCACGTCTATGCCGCCGGGGTGGAAGACAGTGGCTACGCAGACATGATGTTGACCAGTGGTGGACGCGTACTCGAAGTGACCGCAACAGGATTCACCGGTGAAATCGCTCGCCGTCGTGCGTACGAAGCGGCATTGCAGATCAACTTCGTCAACGCCGACGACAGTGATACAAAACAGCTGCGACATGACATTGCCGCTCACTGGGCATAG
- a CDS encoding endo alpha-1,4 polygalactosaminidase has product MKKNTYKKVSKATTSTLSRTRKRGGKQMFASQIYKSKGFPIVTAIAAILGIIVLGFLLISSRAATTATYWKPTADKPLKLSWILGGRINFNNPKDMGTVDSNGNPVPGGADVLDLDMEYTTAEDVAKLHTMGKKVICYFDAGVFEDYRKDAHLFPGTWGPNKNRIAQSAEGKNTWGTTPIPYNGVAAHKSIDLIGDVDDGWDGSYWLDIRQIEALKPIMQSRINACKSKGFDGIEPDEITNWSNDNGFDNVVVNGHAGITYQDQIAYNRALASWAHEAGMSIGLKGDLEQAHDLVNDFDWALIEECIQYSECTTITNAPDSSQVSGMRGADGKDYPGVQLFTNANKAVWIAEYTTIKDCMIVSKYRVNVAKYKLGLPEGGGYLLPCGEFPSRATSNPPSTTSVPPTTTTVPPTTTSVPPTVTSLPPTPTTAPPAATSIPPTQTPTTLSAPTFRNFSLDYAIWSFEPCSWKNNCKLTLSWSAVPGATSYDVIRPGKNTINTTTTSFVESPVNVFDSYTYQIKAKNSTQSASSPLVSKTVSCFQFFLYFCGVQ; this is encoded by the coding sequence ATGAAAAAAAATACCTACAAAAAAGTCTCGAAGGCGACCACGAGCACCCTATCACGCACCCGAAAGAGAGGGGGCAAACAAATGTTTGCGAGTCAGATCTATAAATCCAAAGGCTTTCCCATCGTCACGGCAATCGCTGCGATTCTTGGAATCATTGTCTTAGGCTTTCTACTCATTTCCTCAAGAGCAGCCACGACGGCTACCTACTGGAAGCCTACCGCTGATAAACCACTAAAACTCTCGTGGATACTGGGCGGACGTATCAACTTCAATAATCCAAAAGACATGGGGACCGTAGACAGTAATGGCAATCCCGTACCCGGAGGCGCAGATGTCCTTGACCTAGACATGGAATACACTACCGCTGAAGATGTGGCAAAATTACACACTATGGGCAAAAAAGTAATCTGTTATTTCGATGCCGGCGTGTTCGAAGACTATCGCAAAGACGCTCATTTGTTCCCGGGAACTTGGGGTCCAAACAAAAACCGCATCGCCCAGTCAGCCGAAGGCAAAAATACCTGGGGAACTACCCCCATCCCATACAACGGTGTAGCAGCCCATAAATCGATAGACCTCATCGGGGACGTGGACGATGGATGGGATGGTTCATACTGGCTTGATATTCGTCAGATAGAAGCCCTCAAGCCCATCATGCAAAGTCGCATTAATGCCTGTAAGTCAAAGGGCTTTGACGGGATCGAGCCTGATGAAATTACAAACTGGAGTAACGACAATGGATTCGATAATGTGGTCGTGAATGGCCATGCCGGCATTACCTACCAAGACCAAATCGCCTACAATAGAGCATTGGCTAGCTGGGCACACGAAGCGGGCATGAGTATTGGGCTCAAAGGCGATCTCGAGCAAGCCCACGATCTTGTAAATGACTTTGACTGGGCGCTGATAGAAGAATGTATCCAATACTCCGAATGTACCACGATTACGAACGCACCAGACTCGAGTCAGGTCAGTGGGATGCGAGGAGCAGATGGCAAAGATTATCCTGGCGTACAGCTCTTTACGAATGCCAATAAAGCTGTCTGGATCGCCGAGTATACAACGATAAAAGATTGTATGATCGTCAGCAAATACCGTGTCAACGTGGCAAAATACAAACTCGGATTACCAGAAGGAGGAGGATATCTGCTGCCCTGTGGTGAATTCCCAAGCCGAGCTACCAGCAATCCCCCTTCAACAACATCAGTACCTCCGACTACCACGACTGTGCCACCAACCACAACTAGCGTGCCCCCTACCGTAACATCACTACCTCCGACTCCAACTACGGCGCCTCCAGCTGCCACCTCGATCCCGCCCACACAGACACCGACGACTCTTTCGGCACCCACTTTCAGAAACTTCTCACTCGACTATGCCATATGGTCCTTCGAACCGTGCAGCTGGAAGAACAATTGTAAGCTGACGCTCAGCTGGTCGGCAGTACCGGGCGCTACGAGTTATGATGTCATACGCCCAGGCAAGAATACAATTAACACGACAACTACATCGTTTGTAGAGTCCCCAGTCAACGTATTCGACTCATACACCTACCAGATCAAGGCAAAAAACAGCACCCAATCCGCTTCCTCTCCCCTCGTCAGTAAGACAGTAAGCTGCTTCCAGTTCTTCCTCTACTTCTGCGGAGTACAATAG
- a CDS encoding DUF1697 domain-containing protein: MKKYAALLRGINVGGHTRVEMRKLKHIFEQAGCHQVATYINSGNVVFADVRKPTVLRGILEDAIREAFEVHVPVVLRSRERIAELCAAIPESWVNDTAHKTDVMFLWDEIDSEDILKMIKIDPTHERVKYVAGALVWNIDRENVTRGNGIKLIKTDLYRYMTVRNINTVRKLHELLHS; encoded by the coding sequence ATGAAAAAATACGCAGCTCTCTTGCGGGGCATAAATGTCGGTGGGCACACGCGCGTTGAGATGCGTAAGCTCAAACATATTTTTGAGCAAGCGGGCTGCCATCAGGTGGCGACCTATATCAATTCTGGCAATGTGGTGTTTGCTGATGTACGCAAGCCCACGGTGCTGCGGGGCATTCTCGAAGACGCAATACGTGAGGCCTTCGAAGTGCATGTGCCGGTTGTGTTGCGCAGCCGTGAGCGGATTGCCGAGCTTTGCGCGGCAATCCCGGAGAGCTGGGTGAATGATACAGCCCATAAGACTGATGTGATGTTTCTGTGGGATGAGATTGACAGCGAAGACATCCTCAAGATGATTAAGATTGACCCGACCCACGAGAGAGTGAAGTATGTCGCCGGTGCGCTAGTATGGAATATCGATCGAGAGAATGTGACGCGCGGGAATGGCATTAAGCTTATCAAGACTGACCTCTATCGGTATATGACCGTGCGAAATATCAATACAGTTCGCAAGCTACATGAACTCTTACATTCGTAG
- a CDS encoding ATP-binding protein, with protein sequence MLNGAVSGAVQSLQAAVDAKQIQITQTIPLNLGVAMSPVVLQQLLTSVLDNAIKFSNARGIVEVHAESRRSRAIITISDTGVGIQRDKLNQLMAPFSRATDVMRFDYEGMGPSLYLDKVIMEQVGGTFTIDSEPEKGTTVTLELPTS encoded by the coding sequence ATGCTCAATGGCGCGGTGAGTGGGGCGGTGCAGAGTTTGCAGGCGGCAGTTGATGCGAAGCAAATACAGATTACGCAGACAATTCCACTTAATCTGGGAGTAGCAATGAGCCCAGTTGTTTTGCAGCAGCTACTGACATCGGTGCTTGATAACGCAATCAAGTTTAGTAATGCTCGAGGGATTGTTGAGGTGCATGCCGAGAGTAGAAGGTCGCGTGCTATCATTACTATCAGCGATACGGGTGTCGGTATCCAGCGAGATAAACTCAATCAGCTGATGGCGCCATTCTCTCGTGCGACGGATGTGATGCGGTTTGACTATGAAGGTATGGGACCCTCACTCTATCTGGATAAAGTGATAATGGAGCAGGTCGGGGGCACGTTCACTATCGACTCAGAGCCTGAGAAGGGGACAACCGTCACGCTGGAGCTACCGACTAGCTAG
- a CDS encoding zinc ribbon domain-containing protein has translation MKEVPMPAGSQASEVICPYCHQPTKAEAPFCGNCGKPLTSNQTTATTVSAKPTIPPTTPAPPTTPAPPTTPAPPATTGAASAVPPPNTPIPVDQVAIPSMGHIKEIRIASWIMIAIAGFNSLGGLYFMLDPDGYIASSGTDTGLTASDVRLSGAIMLAFTIPLIILSIILMRSKRPAQAIRYLRVLLILQVLFALLTFFAGQLLFGALCVLALVSTMQGYKSIKKLPQI, from the coding sequence ATGAAGGAAGTGCCCATGCCGGCAGGAAGCCAAGCATCAGAAGTAATCTGCCCATACTGTCATCAGCCGACCAAAGCTGAGGCTCCATTTTGTGGCAATTGTGGCAAGCCGCTGACATCAAATCAGACAACTGCCACAACAGTATCAGCCAAACCAACCATCCCCCCTACAACTCCTGCACCCCCTACAACTCCTGCACCCCCTACAACTCCTGCACCCCCAGCAACTACAGGCGCGGCTTCGGCAGTACCACCACCCAATACACCTATCCCGGTCGATCAAGTTGCCATACCTTCGATGGGTCACATCAAAGAAATCCGAATCGCCAGCTGGATTATGATTGCCATAGCAGGCTTTAATAGCCTAGGCGGGCTGTATTTTATGCTCGACCCCGATGGCTATATTGCATCCTCGGGGACAGATACAGGTCTCACCGCATCAGATGTCCGCCTGTCAGGTGCGATTATGCTCGCGTTTACCATTCCTCTCATCATACTGTCGATCATACTTATGCGCTCCAAGCGTCCAGCCCAAGCCATCCGCTACCTACGCGTACTCCTAATCTTGCAAGTTCTCTTCGCTCTACTAACGTTTTTCGCTGGGCAACTACTCTTCGGCGCACTGTGTGTTCTAGCTCTTGTTTCGACTATGCAGGGCTACAAATCGATAAAAAAACTCCCGCAAATATAA
- the queA gene encoding tRNA preQ1(34) S-adenosylmethionine ribosyltransferase-isomerase QueA, producing MHKKPIQPFEYTLPNELIAQRPPAVRGASSLLVLDRASGDMQDRRYRDLPDYVRPQDVVVLNETKVIPARLHAVTQSGARRELFLTERHHGPMLSHVGRAIYRGKLRAGDVLRVGKESIEIIEILEDGEARIRATLPLVVLAERAGATPLPPYIKRTADKADAERYQTVFARREGSVAAPTASLNLTNEIMNEIKDRGAQIVKLTLHVGRGTFMPIRTDSLEQHVMHREYYSMPVSTLRAIRQARKCGGRVIAVGTTVTRALEHAAASILANEDTSIRDEADTFIYPGYRFQLVDMLLTNFHAPDSTVLQLAAAFAGPQFLKRAYDHALASDYRFLSYGDSMLIL from the coding sequence ATGCACAAAAAGCCAATTCAACCATTCGAATATACGCTGCCAAATGAGCTGATCGCTCAGCGACCTCCGGCAGTGAGAGGTGCATCGAGCCTCTTAGTGCTGGATCGAGCCTCGGGGGACATGCAGGATAGGCGATATCGCGATTTGCCAGATTATGTTCGGCCGCAAGACGTTGTGGTGTTGAATGAAACCAAAGTAATCCCGGCCCGTCTCCATGCGGTCACTCAGTCTGGTGCACGCCGTGAACTATTTCTGACAGAGCGCCACCATGGCCCTATGCTAAGTCACGTGGGCCGCGCGATCTATAGGGGTAAGTTGCGAGCGGGGGATGTATTGCGGGTAGGTAAGGAGTCTATAGAAATCATCGAGATACTTGAAGATGGCGAAGCGCGCATCCGAGCCACTCTACCACTCGTAGTTTTGGCCGAGCGGGCAGGTGCCACTCCTTTGCCACCCTACATCAAACGCACGGCAGATAAAGCCGATGCAGAGAGGTATCAGACAGTCTTTGCACGACGCGAAGGTTCAGTGGCTGCACCAACTGCGTCACTCAATCTCACAAATGAGATTATGAATGAGATCAAGGATCGCGGTGCACAGATAGTGAAGCTCACATTACACGTGGGGCGCGGTACATTTATGCCAATTCGTACAGATTCTCTCGAGCAGCACGTCATGCACCGTGAATATTATTCGATGCCTGTTAGTACCTTGAGAGCAATTCGTCAGGCGCGCAAGTGTGGTGGTCGGGTCATTGCGGTTGGTACGACTGTCACGCGAGCGCTGGAGCATGCCGCGGCCAGCATCTTGGCTAATGAGGATACGTCGATTCGTGACGAGGCTGACACTTTTATATACCCGGGGTATAGGTTTCAGTTAGTCGATATGCTGCTTACAAACTTTCATGCACCTGATTCGACCGTTTTGCAGCTAGCAGCAGCTTTTGCAGGTCCTCAATTCCTTAAACGCGCATATGACCATGCTCTAGCGAGTGATTATCGTTTCTTGAGCTACGGCGACTCTATGTTGATTTTGTAA